In the genome of Raphanus sativus cultivar WK10039 chromosome 4, ASM80110v3, whole genome shotgun sequence, one region contains:
- the LOC108849495 gene encoding squamosa promoter-binding protein-like 15, which yields MELLMGSGQNRTETDGSSSTESSSLTTGLRFGQKIYLEDGSGSRLSKNRGRKSTTTAMCQVEGCRVDLSNAKRYYSRHKVCCIHSKSSKVIVSGLLQRFCQQCSRFHQLSEFDLEKRSCRRRLTCHNERRRKPQATTASLYGRVLGDPTTWSTARDSHQLMNAFLSQGSSSFSITYPEMVNNNNSRESSCALSLLSNPKTTQQLQQLQTSVSDSLRVTMAQSPPVSTVHSQYTNQTWGFMSGKKSNSPCVSPVLGLSQISEPDELRFLMSNGTTMGGFEFNLQQQVLRQYLEPDDSRAYDSSTQHFTWPL from the exons ATGGAGTTACTAATGGGTTCTGGTCAGAACCGGACTGAGACGGATGGTTCATCCTCCACAGAGTCATCTTCACTAACTACTGGACTCAGGTTTGGTCAGAAGATCTACTTGGAGGATGGATCCGGATCCCGGTTAAGCAAGAACCGGGGTCGTAAGTCTACTACAACAGCTATGTGCCAAGTGGAAGGTTGTAGAGTGGATCTAAGCAATGCAAAAAGATATTACTCAAGGCACAAAGTCTGTTGCATTCACTCAAAATCATCTAAAGTCATTGTCTCTGGTCTTCTTCAAAGATTCTGCCAACAATGTAGCAG gTTTCACCAGCTTTCTGAGTTTGACTTGGAGAAAAGAAGTTGTAGAAGACGACTCACTTGTCATaacgaaagaagaagaaagcctCAAGCAACAACAGCATCTCTTTACG GAAGGGTTTTGGGAGATCCTACTACGTGGTCAACCGCAAGGGATAGCCATCAACTGATGAATGCTTTTTTATCACAGGGAAGCTCAAGCTTTAGTATAACATACCCAGAGATGGTGAACAATAATAATAGCAGAGAGTCGAGCtgtgctctctctcttctgtcaAACCCAAAAACAACTCAGCAGCTGCAACAACTTCAGACATCAGTCAGTGATTCCTTGAGGGTTACAATGGCTCAGTCACCACCTGTTTCAACAGTACATAGTCAGTACACGAACCAAACCTGGGGGTTCATGTCAGGCAAAAAGAGCAATTCGCCTTGTGTGTCCCCTGTTTTGGGACTGAGCCAAATCTCTGAGCCAGATGAGCTCCGGTTCCTGATGAGCAACGGCACCACAATGGGTGGATTCGAGTTCAACCTACAGCAGCAGGTTCTGAGGCAATACCTGGAACCAGACGACTCACGAGCTTATGACTCTTCTACTCAACATTTTACTTGGCCTCTTTGA